The genomic stretch GGCCAGACCGTTGTGGAAACGGGCCGAGACGGTCGCCGGATCGGTCCGCTCGCGCAGATCGTCGACGACGGCCCGGACGAGGTCGCCGGCCTGGATCACCAGGAGCTCTCCGGCCTCGCGGAGCCGGACCGGATAGGCGGACTTCTCGGTGGGATCGGCCCGTTGCTCCAGCGCGCTCGCGGCCTGCCCCTCGTAGGTGACGGTGTCCGAGAGCCCCAGGATCGCCGCGACGGCGTCGAACAGCCGCCCGGCGCTGGAGGTGAGAGGGGAGTTGACACCGGACCTGGCCACGGCCAGCACCTCGTCCCAGTCCCGGTGGCGGGAGATCACCGCGAGATCGCCGGGGGGCGCGCCTCCGTAGACCGCGTCCAGGTGGGCGGCGGCCATCCGCCAGGGGTGCCTGATCGCCGCCGTGCCACCGGGCAGCGGCACCGGAGCCAGGCAGCCGGCACGGGTGAAGCCGGTCAGGTCGGCCACGAGCAGCTCGCCGCCCCAGAAGGTGCCGTCGGCGCCGTAGCCGAGGCCGTCGAAGGCCACCCCGATGACGGGGCCGGCCTCCCGGTTGTCCGCCAGGCAGGAGGCGATGTGCGCGTGGTGGTGCTGGACCCCCACCAGGTCGACTCCGTCCATGTCGCGGGCGTACTTGGTGGACAGGTACTCCGGGTGGAGATCATGCGCGACGACCCTCGGCGTGATGCCGAACAGGCGCCGGAAGTGGTCGATCCCCTCGGCGAAGGAGCACAGGGTCTCGTAGTTCTCCAGATCGCCGATGTGGTGGGAGACGAAGGCGCGTTCCCCCTTCGCCAGGCAGAAGGTGTTCTTCAGCTCCGCGCCGCACGCGAGCACGGCCCGCCGTACGGGATGGGGGAGCCGCAGGGGTTCGGGGGCGTATCCGCGTGATCTCCGCAGCGGGAGCCCCTCTCCCCGTGTCGCGAGGACCACCGAGTCGTCGGTACGGACGTGGATCGGGCGGTCGTGGGTGAGGAAGCGGTCGGCGATGCCGGCGAGCCGGGTGAACGCGTCGCGGTCGCGGTAGGCGATGGGTTCGTCGGAGAGGTTCCCGCTGGTGAGCACGTACGGCCCGGTGATCTCCCCGGCGAGCAGGTGGTGCACCGGCGTGTACGGCAGCATGACGCCGAGACGGCGCTCGCCCGGCGACACGGCCTCGGCTATCGGGGCGTCCGGGCGGCGGGGCAGCAGCACGATCGGCCGGCGGGGGCCGGTGAGCAGCCGTTCGGCATCGCCGTCCAGCTCGCACAGCGCGCGCGCGGCGTCGAGGTCGGCGACCATGACGGCGAACGGCCGGTCCTCGCGGTGCTTGCGTGACCGCAGGGTCCGTACGGCCTCCTCGTCACCCGCGTCGACCGCCAGGTGGTAGCCGCCCAGGCCCTTGACCGCCAGGACGCCACCCGAGCGCACCAGCGCGGCCGCGAGCGCGATCGGATCACCGTCACCGTCACCGTCGGTGTCGCCGGGACCGGCCAGCCGCAGCGTCGGGCCGCAGGCCGGGCAGCAGGTCGGCTGGGCGTGGAACCTGCGGTCGTCCGGGTCGAGGTATTCGCGCGTGCACTCCTCGCACATGGCGAACCCGGCCATCGTCGTGGCCGGCCGGTCGTAGGGGACGTCCTGGACGATGGTGAACCTCGGCCCGCAGTTGGTGCAGTTGACGAAGGCGTGGCGGTAGCGGCGGCCGGCCGGATCGAACAGCTCGGCCAGGCAGTCGGCGCAGGTCGCGACATCAGGGGAGATCAGCGCGGCCCGCCCGCCTCCGTCCCTGCTGCCGGTGATGCGGAAGCCGCGGTCTCCGCGTGCGGGCACGGCGGTGGCGGTGACACGGTGGACCACCGCCAGCGGCGGCGCCTGCCCCCGCAGCTCCTCCTCGAAGCGCGCGACGTTCTCCCGCGTGCCCTCGGCCTCGATGAACACGCCCGCCCCGTCGTTGCCCACCCACCCCGACAGCGACAGGCGCCGGGCCAGGGAATGGACATGGGGGCGGAAGCCCACCCCCTGCACGATCCCCTCGACCCGGATCATGATCCGTGTCCGGGGCTCGGTCCGGGCCCGTCCGCTGCTCATGGCCTCATGCTCTCCAGGCCTCCCGGCGGGCCGGTGGTGGACGCGCTTGATTTCGGAGAGAAGGTTACGTCCATGATCAGACCTTTACTCCGGTTTGCAGCTCCTTAGGTGTCGGCTTTGTCGTTACTCATCGTAATCTGGCGACTACCGTAAATAACGGAGTGTCCATATGTCAGTGACATCGACCATGCAACTAGCCGTCGGTGAGGCATTCGATCGGCGTGATCGCGCCGGCCGTGCCCTCGCGGACGACTCCGAGCGCATCGCGCGGGCATGCCACGCCATGGCCGCCCGGTTCCGCCTCGGCGGAAAACTGATCGTCTTCGGCAACGGCGGCGGTGGTGCGGACGCGGCCCACATCGCGGTGGAATTCATGCACCCGGTCATCATGGGCAAAAGGGCGCTGCCCGCACTCGCGCTGAGCAACGACGCCGCGACGGTCACCGGAGTGGGCAACCGCCAAGGGCTCGCCGAGACCTTCGCCCATCAGCTCCACCGTTGGGCGGACCCGGCGGACATGGCGCTGGGCGTCTCCCGCGACGGCCGCTGCGCGAGTGTCCTGCGGGGCCTGGAGATGGCCAAGACACTGGGCCTGTTCACCCTCGCGCTGACCGGCGGCGACGGGGGCCCCGTCGCACTGAGCCCGGCGGTCGACCACGTCCTGATCGCCGCCTCGGACGATCCCGCCGTGGTGAAGGAGATCCACGTGACCACCTACCACGTGCTGTGGGAACTGGTGCACGTGTTCTTCGAGCTGCCCGGCTCGCTCGGCGGCGAGCCGGCGAACGGGGTGACCGCGTGAGCGGGCCCGCGGACTGTTCCGCGGACGCGTGCGTCACCTGCTCCGACGAGGCCATACCGCTGACGGTGATCCGGCTGGTCGAGCCGGGAATGGCAGTGGCCGGCACCGGTGGTGTCGACCAGGAAGTGAGCGTGGCGCTGGTCGACGCGGCCGTGGGCGACGTCGTCCTCGTGCACGCCAAGGAGGCCATCGCGGTGATCGAGAGGGGAGCCGGTGATGAGCACGCTTGAGGAACCGCCCGCCGAGGGGGTGCGGGAGCTGTATCCCTTCCTCTACGAGGGGCGTAACGACATCCAGTCGGTGCTGGCCGAGGCCCGCCGCTCCACCGAGGACAAGGCGGCCGAGATCGTACGGCTGCGCTGGCAGGTGGCCGAGGCGTCGGCCGACGCGCTCATGGAGTGCGCCGGGGAGATGGCGCTGCGGTTCGCCTCGGGCGGGCGGCTGTTCGCCTTCGGCAACGGCGGGAGCAGCACCGACGCACAGGAGGTGGCGACCGCCTTCCTGCATCCGCCCTACGGCCTCTCCCTGCCTGCTCTCTCCCTGACCAGCGACGTCGCCGTGGTCACCGCCCTCTCCAACGACGTGGGATTCGAGGTCGTCTTCGCCCGTCAGCTCGCGGCGCTGGGACGGCACGGTGACATCGCCGTCGGTCTGTCGACGAGCGGGGACTCCTCCAACGTCATCCAGGCCTTCGAGGAGGCGACGCGCCGGGGCATGCTCACCATCGGCCTGGCGGGGGACAAGGGGGGCAGGCTGGCCGAACTCGACCTGATCGACTACCTCTTCGTCATCCCGTCGTCGTCCGTGCACCGGATCCAGGAGGCCCAGACGACGGTCTACCACGTTCTGTGGGAGCTCACCCAGCACGCCCTCGGCGCAGCACAGGTCCACGACCCCGGGTGACCCGCCACCGTCCCCGCGTCATGACCCTCAACGCACAGCTCCCCCGCACCGACAACGATCCATCGCCATCGACGAGGAGTGGGGAGGCGGCATGACAGCGCCGACGGAGACAGCGGGCGGTACGCCGCAGGAGCAGGAAGAACCGGTCGTCCACATTCTCTGGATCAACGGCGGGCTGAGCTGTGACGGCGATTCCGTCGCACTGACCGCGGCCACCCAGCCGAGCATCGAGGAGATCCTGCTGGGCGCCCTTCCAGGGCTGCCCAAGGTCGAGGTGCACTGGCCGCTGCTCGCCTTCGAGTCCGGGCCGGCGCAGGGCGCGGACGTGTTCATCGAGTGGTTCTTCAAGGCCGACCGCGGGGAGCTGGATCCCTTCGTGCTGGTGGTGGAGGGCTCGATCCCGAACGAGGCGATCAAGCAGGAGGGCTACTGGTGCGGGTTCGGCAACAACCCCGATACCGGCCAGCCGATGACCACGAGCGAGTGGCTGGACCGGCTGGCGCCCAAGGCGACGGCGGTGCTGGCGGCCGGCACGTGCGCCACCTACGGCGGGATCCACGCGATGGCCGGCAACCCGACCGGCGCCATGGGGGTGGCCGACTACCTGGGCTGGGACTGGCGGTCGAAGGCCGGGCTGCCGATCGTCAACGTGCCGGGATGCCCGGTCCAGCCGGACAACCTGTCGGAGACGATCCTGTACCTGCTGTACCAGGTCGCCGGGCAGGCACCGATGATCCCGCTGGACGAGGCACTGCGCCCGACGTGGCTGTTCGGCCAGACGGTGCACGAGGGCTGCGACCGGGCCGGCTACTACGAGCAGGGACAGTTCGCCACCGAGTACGGCTCGCCCCAGTGCCTGGTGAAGATCGGCTGCTGGGGGCCGGTGGTCAAGTGCAACGTGCCCAAACGCGGCTGGATGAACGGTATCGGCGGCTGCCCGAACGTGGGCGGCATCTGCATCGCGTGCACGATGCCCGGCTTCCCGGACAAGTTCATGCCGTTCATGGACGAGCCGCCGGGAGCCCGGGTGTCCTCGACGGTCAGCGGCGCCTACGGCAGCGTGATCCGCACCCTGCGCGGCATCACCCTCAGAACGGTCGACAAGGAGCCGAAGTGGCGCAAGAAGGGCCGCGAGCTGCTCACCGGATACAAGGCGTCCTGGAGCTGAGATGAAGACCTCACGGAAATCGAAGCAGGAAGCCCAGAAAGGGCAGCCGCGCGAGCTGGTCGAGATGTCGTGGGATCCCATCACGCGGATCGTCGGCAGCCTGGGCATCTACTGCAAGATCGATTTCAAGAACCGGGAGGTGGCCGAGTGCTACAGCACCTCGTCGATCTTCCGCGGCTACAGCATCTTCATGAAGGGCAAGGACCCGCGCGACGCGCACTTCATCACCAGCCGGATCTGCGGGATCTGCGGCGACAACCACGCCACCTGCTCGGTCTACGCGCAGAACATGGCCTACGGCGCCCGCCCGCCGGCCCTGGGGGAGTGGATCCTCAACTGCGGCGAGGCGGCCGAGTACATGTTCGACCACAACATCTACCAGGAGAACCTGGTGGGGGTCGACTACTGCGAGAAGATGGTCCGCGAGACCAACCCCGGCGTGCTGGCCAAGGCCGAGCGTACCGAGGCCCCGCACGCCGCTGACCACGGTTACAAGACGATCGCCGACATCATGCGCTCGCTGAATCCCCTCGAGGGCGAGTTCTACCGCGAGGCGCTGGCGGTCAGCCGTACCACCAGGG from Streptosporangium album encodes the following:
- a CDS encoding D-sedoheptulose-7-phosphate isomerase; translated protein: MSTLEEPPAEGVRELYPFLYEGRNDIQSVLAEARRSTEDKAAEIVRLRWQVAEASADALMECAGEMALRFASGGRLFAFGNGGSSTDAQEVATAFLHPPYGLSLPALSLTSDVAVVTALSNDVGFEVVFARQLAALGRHGDIAVGLSTSGDSSNVIQAFEEATRRGMLTIGLAGDKGGRLAELDLIDYLFVIPSSSVHRIQEAQTTVYHVLWELTQHALGAAQVHDPG
- a CDS encoding NADH-quinone oxidoreductase subunit B family protein, with translation MTAPTETAGGTPQEQEEPVVHILWINGGLSCDGDSVALTAATQPSIEEILLGALPGLPKVEVHWPLLAFESGPAQGADVFIEWFFKADRGELDPFVLVVEGSIPNEAIKQEGYWCGFGNNPDTGQPMTTSEWLDRLAPKATAVLAAGTCATYGGIHAMAGNPTGAMGVADYLGWDWRSKAGLPIVNVPGCPVQPDNLSETILYLLYQVAGQAPMIPLDEALRPTWLFGQTVHEGCDRAGYYEQGQFATEYGSPQCLVKIGCWGPVVKCNVPKRGWMNGIGGCPNVGGICIACTMPGFPDKFMPFMDEPPGARVSSTVSGAYGSVIRTLRGITLRTVDKEPKWRKKGRELLTGYKASWS
- a CDS encoding D-sedoheptulose-7-phosphate isomerase; translated protein: MSVTSTMQLAVGEAFDRRDRAGRALADDSERIARACHAMAARFRLGGKLIVFGNGGGGADAAHIAVEFMHPVIMGKRALPALALSNDAATVTGVGNRQGLAETFAHQLHRWADPADMALGVSRDGRCASVLRGLEMAKTLGLFTLALTGGDGGPVALSPAVDHVLIAASDDPAVVKEIHVTTYHVLWELVHVFFELPGSLGGEPANGVTA
- a CDS encoding HypC/HybG/HupF family hydrogenase formation chaperone, yielding MSGPADCSADACVTCSDEAIPLTVIRLVEPGMAVAGTGGVDQEVSVALVDAAVGDVVLVHAKEAIAVIERGAGDEHA
- the hypF gene encoding carbamoyltransferase HypF, whose amino-acid sequence is MSSGRARTEPRTRIMIRVEGIVQGVGFRPHVHSLARRLSLSGWVGNDGAGVFIEAEGTRENVARFEEELRGQAPPLAVVHRVTATAVPARGDRGFRITGSRDGGGRAALISPDVATCADCLAELFDPAGRRYRHAFVNCTNCGPRFTIVQDVPYDRPATTMAGFAMCEECTREYLDPDDRRFHAQPTCCPACGPTLRLAGPGDTDGDGDGDPIALAAALVRSGGVLAVKGLGGYHLAVDAGDEEAVRTLRSRKHREDRPFAVMVADLDAARALCELDGDAERLLTGPRRPIVLLPRRPDAPIAEAVSPGERRLGVMLPYTPVHHLLAGEITGPYVLTSGNLSDEPIAYRDRDAFTRLAGIADRFLTHDRPIHVRTDDSVVLATRGEGLPLRRSRGYAPEPLRLPHPVRRAVLACGAELKNTFCLAKGERAFVSHHIGDLENYETLCSFAEGIDHFRRLFGITPRVVAHDLHPEYLSTKYARDMDGVDLVGVQHHHAHIASCLADNREAGPVIGVAFDGLGYGADGTFWGGELLVADLTGFTRAGCLAPVPLPGGTAAIRHPWRMAAAHLDAVYGGAPPGDLAVISRHRDWDEVLAVARSGVNSPLTSSAGRLFDAVAAILGLSDTVTYEGQAASALEQRADPTEKSAYPVRLREAGELLVIQAGDLVRAVVDDLRERTDPATVSARFHNGLA